A DNA window from Zingiber officinale cultivar Zhangliang chromosome 3A, Zo_v1.1, whole genome shotgun sequence contains the following coding sequences:
- the LOC122051221 gene encoding U-box domain-containing protein 30-like produces the protein MPQYQQHASWRTAGGGQIIDLETAVKDGILGGSGAGGGTLEAASEKFDLRKMIEELDSAVAVEEMPSVFICPISLEPMVDPVTLITGQTYERANILKWFSTGHLTCPTTMQELWDDAVTPNWTLHHLINAWFSQRYLQMKKRAEDVQGRAADLVQTLKNAKGQARVQALKDLRKTIAAHPSVDKSVVDAGGATLLSSLLGPFTSHAVGSEVIAILVNLTLDSVAFTNLMQPAKISHVVDLLSEGTIDTKINSARLLGMLMCAKSFRPEVVSSMSLLVALLRLVKDKRHQNGVAAGLSLLKAISSSHEQARSLMVRVGAVPQLVELLSNPKREPKSVEPALQILNDLSSTPVGLSALKDCPQAIPTAVRILMNASQACTQHALSILQSVCRLAPDECSFLAVEAGLAAKLLLVIQSGCNPETKQQAAELLKLCSHNYPTTVFISKCNLTRTFQ, from the coding sequence ATGCCACAGTACCAGCAGCACGCTTCCTGGAGGACGGCGGGCGGTGGGCAGATCATAGATCTGGAGACCGCCGTCAAAGACGGAATTTTGGGCGGCTCTGGCGCCGGCGGAGGCACCTTGGAAGCCGCTTCCGAGAAGTTTGACCTGCGGAAGATGATCGAGGAGCTCGATTCCGCCGTGGCGGTGGAGGAGATGCCCTCGGTGTTCATCTGCCCGATCTCCCTCGAGCCCATGGTGGATCCCGTCACTCTCATCACCGGCCAGACCTACGAGCGCGCTAACATCCTCAAGTGGTTCTCCACGGGGCACCTCACCTGTCCAACGACGATGCAGGAACTCTGGGACGACGCCGTCACTCCTAACTGGACCCTCCACCACCTCATCAACGCCTGGTTCTCCCAGCGCTACCTCCAGATGAAGAAGCGAGCAGAGGACGTGCAGGGCCGCGCCGCCGATCTCGTCCAAACCCTAAAGAACGCCAAGGGGCAAGCAAGAGTCCAAGCCCTCAAGGACCTGCGCAAAACCATCGCCGCCCACCCATCCGTCGACAAGTCCGTGGTAGATGCCGGCGGGGCGACGCTCCTTTCCTCTCTCCTCGGCCCCTTCACCTCCCACGCCGTCGGCTCCGAGGTGATCGCCATTCTGGTCAACCTCACTTTAGATTCAGTGGCATTCACCAATTTGATGCAGCCGGCAAAGATCTCCCACGTGGTGGACCTTCTCAGCGAAGGCACAATCGATACCAAGATCAATTCCGCGAGGCTCCTCGGAATGCTGATGTGCGCGAAGAGTTTCCGGCCGGAGGTGGTGTCGAGCATGAGCCTCTTGGTGGCATTGCTGAGATTGGTGAAGGACAAGCGGCATCAGAACGGAGTCGCTGCCGGACTCAGCTTGCTCAAGGCCATCTCCTCCTCTCACGAGCAAGCCCGCAGCTTGATGGTGCGCGTCGGCGCGGTGCCGCAGCTGGTGGAGCTATTGTCGAACCCGAAACGGGAGCCGAAGTCGGTAGAACCTGCATTGCAGATCTTGAATGATCTTTCAAGCACACCGGTCGGATTGTCTGCATTGAAGGATTGCCCTCAGGCCATTCCCACGGCAGTGAGGATCTTGATGAATGCCTCTCAAGCTTGTACTCAACATGCATTGTCTATATTACAGTCCGTCTGCCGGCTAGCCCCCGACGAGTGTAGTTTCCTTGCCGTTGAGGCCGGGCTGGCCGCGAAGCTACTGCTCGTGATCCAAAGCGGTTGCAATCCGGAGACGAAGCAACAGGCTGCCGAGCTACTGAAGCTATGCAGTCACAATTATCCCACAACTGTGTTCATTTCCAAGTGCAATCTAACGAGAACATTCCAATAG
- the LOC122053574 gene encoding phytosulfokines-like — translation MSKSTALLLLIALLLFASLAEAARHEPADPANAQQQVGESEEIEEGCEQVGEDECLMRRTLEAHTDYIYTQGKGKKH, via the exons ATGTCCAAGTCAACcgccctcctcctcctcattGCTCTTCTCCTCTTCGCCTCTCTTGCTGAAGCAGCAAGGCATGAGCCAGCTGATCCCGCAAATGCCCAGCAGCAA GTTGGGGAATCAGAAGAGATAGAGGAAGGCTGTGAACAGGTTGGGGAGGATGAGTGCCTAATGAGGAGAACACTGGAGGCTCACACTGACTACATTTATACTCAAGGGAAGGGCAAGAAGCATTGA